CTTTCCCCTTCGGCTCCACCTCGTCCACTTGACCTCGGAGTCGGAGGTTTTGGGGGTCAATCTAGCGTAGGAGGAGAAGATTTATGGAGCTGGAGACCTTCTCAAGTCAATTGGCGCCCCGACAGAAGCCGACAAGCCAATGATCATTGAGCTGGCGGTCGCAGCCATGGAGGAATTGATCAGGATGGCCCAGATGGGAGAGCCCCTCTGGAGTGAGAGCTTGGATGGCAATTCATCAAGTGTGCTAAATGAAGATGAGTACATGAAAACATTTCCTCGGGGTATCGGGCCAAAGCCTGCTGGATTTAACACCGAAGCTTCACGAGAAAGTGCTGTTGTCATTATGGATCACATCAACCTTGTTGAGATTCTCATGGATGTGGTAAGGGCTCTGTTAGTTCTCCTCTTGGGTGCTCCAAATCGTGAGGCGTTCTTGCTTTTGACCAGGTATTGATGCACAGCGGCTGAAAAAATATGGATTCGTTCTCGAAATGATATCTCGCATTTACTTTTTCCGCAGAATCAATGGTCGACAGTTTTCTCCAGCATTGTCTCACGAGCTGCAACATTGGAAGTACTATCAACAGGAGTAGCTGGCAACTACAATGGAGCTTTGCAAGTGgtatacatacatatgtatttGTCAATTATTACTAAGGATTATACTTTGTTGATAGTCCTAAATCACGTGAGCACGTGTaaccttttgctttttcttacaACTCCTGTCTTTTTAAGCTCTCTAAACATCGAATTAATGCAGATGACAGCTGAATTTCAAGTTCCTACACCACTTGTTCCAACTCGCGAAGTCTACTTTGTTCGGTACTGTAAACAGCACGGTGATGGGGCTTGGGCTGTTGTTGATGTTTCCTTGGACAATGTACGCCCAAGCCCGATTGTCAGGTGCCGAAGAAGGCCTTCAGGATGTGTAATTCAAGAAATGCCAAATGGATATTCCAAGGTAAGAAGAATCCCCATGTTTTAGCTAGGACTACATATGTAACTCAAAGCATTCACTTCGATTTGATACATCCTTATTTACTCTATCATTGTGCCCTAGGTTACATGGGTTGAGAATGTGGAAGTGGATGATAGAGGAGTCCACAGCTTATACAAGCAGCTTGTTAATTCTGGTCACGCCCTTGGGGCTAAACGGTGGGTCGCCACCTTAGATAGACAATGTGAACGCCTTGCCAGTGCCATGGCAACAAATATTCCTAATACCGATGTCGGAggtaataatattttcaagtctattCTGATCCCTCAATAGTAATTACACGCGCATTTCTACTTCACTTTTGTTAAATACAAAAGTTTCTGGTTGTCATTAGCCAAAGAATCATGAAGTCCTTTCTTCTAGCTAATGAACGTTTTGTTAGAGGTGGTCTTGCTAGTTGTCACACTCATTTTCAAATCCTGAGTTCGCTTACATTTGGCAGTGATAACGAgtcaagaaggaagaaagagcATGCTAAAACTAGCCGAGAGAATGGTGATAAGCTTCTGCGCCGGAGTCAGCGCATCTACAGCTCACACATGGACGACATTATCAGGGACAGGTGCCGACGATGTGAGGGTCATGACCAGGAAAAGTATAGACGATCCGGGTAGACCCCCCGGTATAGTACTGAGTGCTGCGACTTCTTTCTGGCTTCCGGTGCTGCCAAATAGAGTCTTCGATTTCCTCCGTGATGAGAATTCTCGAAGCGAGGTATCAAATTTCCTTTTCCCGTAGTTATACATGCTGAAAACAAGTCCAAGTGCATGTCCATCCTGGTCTCTAGATTCGTGGTTCTAAGGTAGTTATTCTAGTTGTCTTCAATAGAGATCATCTTTCAGTTATTCGACTCAAGTAACGATTTTCTACTACTACTCATCGCGAACCTGCCTTTTTCTTTCGTAAACAAAATAGTGACTATTCTTGAACAAACATTGGTATTCAATTAATTCTAAACTGCTGAATTCTAATTTTCACTGATCCTAATAAAGAACAGACCATGTTCCACTCAAGCACTTGATAACTGGCTACTTTCTGCCCCAAAAATTGGAGGCTGTTTTATTCCAGATGACATTGAAGGCTAGATTCCTGTTGTGATCCTAGTTGACATGTTATTCTGGAAAAAActtagtttcttctttttgctgttTTCTTCATTTCGAGATTGCCTATCACTGCTAATTGAAGCATTGCCTAATTACTGCGATACAGTGGGATATTCTCTCGAACGGAGGGGTGGTTCAAGAAATGGCGCATATCGCAAATGGCAGGGACACTGGCAACTGTGTATCTCTACTACGAGTAAATGTCAGTTTGCCAAAACTTCCATTATCAGTACTTTTACCAAATCTACATATCCTACAAGATTAATCATCTCATCattctttttaccaaattaaTTCTCTTAGAGTGCTAACTCAAGCCAAAGCAACATGCTGATCTTGCAAGAGAGTTGCACCGACTCTGCCGGTTCTTTCGTAATTTACGCTCCGGTGGATATCGTCGCTATGAATGTGGTACTGAACGGTGGGGATCCAGATTATGTCGCGCTTCTTCCTTCAGGGTTTGCAATACTGCCTGATGGTTCGGCCATGCAAGGTGGCAATGATCAACAGGGAGTGGGATCTGGTGGTGGGTCTCTCCTCACAGTGGCATTCCAGATTCTGGTTGATTCAGTTCCTACTGCTAAGCTCTCTCTTGGGTCAGTTGCGACTGTTAACAATTTGATCGCTTGCACTGTCGAGAGGATCCGGGCTTCATTATCGTGTGAAAGTGCATAACTCTGCAGTCTAATGTCCAGGTAAGTCGAGATTCTTAAAATAAAGTACGTGGCAAGCATTATCTGATGTTATTTTGGTTCAATTAAAGAAATGTATACACaagatttggtttcttttttatagGAGCTGAATTGCAGTGCTCTGCAGATGTAGGACATCACAGAAGCAACGTTAAGAAAGAACTCGCAGCTTTTGATGTTCAAGCAGAAACATCAGCTTATATCGAATTTGGAGAAGTCAAGATCGCACCTTACTTGCAAGGATTAAGGGGTTCGGGTATTGACTTCCCAGGAAAAAGTGAAGGCAGGGAAACTAACACGAAACATTACATTTCCTGAGTTTCGACTTCTCTTTTGACCAAGTTTTGAGAACTTCTGTAGTTTAAGCTTTAGCT
This region of Eucalyptus grandis isolate ANBG69807.140 chromosome 8, ASM1654582v1, whole genome shotgun sequence genomic DNA includes:
- the LOC104439742 gene encoding LOW QUALITY PROTEIN: homeobox-leucine zipper protein HDG2 (The sequence of the model RefSeq protein was modified relative to this genomic sequence to represent the inferred CDS: deleted 1 base in 1 codon), with protein sequence MPAGIMIPARNMSSSPMIGSNGNASGYGSSSGLTLGQPNMMESLHHHQLHHPLDMAHQTPSESELARLRDEEFEISTKSGSENQEGQSGDDMQDLQRPNKKKRYHRHTQHQIQEMEAFFKECPHPDDKQRKELSRQLGLEPLQVKFWFQNKRTQMKTQHERGENTQLRAENDKLRADNMRYREALSNATCPNCGGPTAIGEMSFDEHHLRLENARLREEIDRISAIAAKYVGKPVVNYPLLSPSAPPRPLDLGVGGFGGQSSVGEKIYGAGDLLKSIGAPTEADKPMIIELAVAAMEELIRMAQMGEPLWSESLDGNSSSVLNEDEYMKTFPRGIGPKPAGFNTEASRESAVVIMDHINLVEILMDVNQWSTVFSSIVSRAATLEVLSTGVAGNYNGALQVMTAEFQVPTPLVPTREVYFVRYCKQHGDGAWAVVDVSLDNVRPSPIVRCRRRPSGCVIQEMPNGYSKVTWVENVEVDDRGVHSLYKQLVNSGHALGAKRWVATLDRQCERLASAMATNIPNTDVGVITSQEGRKSMLKLAERMVISFCAGVSASTAHTWTTLSGTGADDVRVMTRKSIDDPGRPPGIVLSAATSFWLPVLPNRVFDFLRDENSRSEWDILSNGGVVQEMAHIANGRDTGNCVSLLRVNSANSSQSNMLILQESCTDSAGSFVIYAPVDIVAMNVVLNGGDPDYVALLPSGFAILPDGSAMQGGNDQQGVGSGGGSLLTVAFQILVDSVPTAKLSLGSVATVNNLIACTVERIRASLSCESA